From the Oscillospiraceae bacterium genome, the window GCATCCGATAATGGGTTTTACACCTTGTGCCTTACATTCCTTATAAAACTCCATGGCACCGTACATGGCGCCGTGGTCGGTAATGGCAAGAGCAGTCTGCCCTAAGTTTTTGGCGCAAGAAACCAGCTCCCGAATCCGGCACAAGCCGTCCAGAAGGCTGTATTCGGTATGGACATGTAAGTGACAAAAATCCATAATAATTCCTCTTTACAAGGTTTCTGCAATCTGAATGAGTTTATTGAACCGATGATTCAACCCCGATTTTGTGATTTTGGTTTCGGATACTTGGCATAATTCAGACAGGGACATCGTGGGGTAAGCAAGGCGGAGCTTCATCGTTTCTTTTAAAGGCTCCGACAAGGTATCTGCCACCGAGCTTTGCATAATTTTCTGAATGGCTTGGGTCTGAATGAGTGCAGTATTGATGGTTTTGTTCTCGTTGGCACTTTCGCAGTTCATCTGACGGTTGATGCCGTTTTTTAGTTCCTTTTCCATTTTGATTTCGTGATAGAGGAACAGGCCCCGTTTCACGCCGATCATTCCCAGAAAATCACAGATGAGTTCATTGTTTTTTAAATAAATGACATATTTATTCTGGCGGGTGATGCTTTTGGCTTCAATACCAACTTCTTCAAAAATGTTTAAAATATCGGTAAATACCCGTTTTTTATGGGTTACAATTTCCAAATGATAAGATTTTTTCGGGCTGTTTATAAATCCGGATGCCAAAAAGGCAGTTTGCAGAACCGTCCGTTTGCAACAGTCCGACACCGAAAAGGAGGGATCGATTCTGGAAGAAAAGATATTTGCCTTTTCGGAAATCATATGAAGCTCCTTTTTCAGGATTTCAATATTTTCTTTTCCCGACACCACCAGATGAATCTGTTTTCTGCTTTTGGAGCTTGCAGAACGGATATCGGGCTTCAATTCCAATCCCAGAAGCTTTCGGGATAAGATAATAATACGTCTTGCAATGGTGATATTTTCGGTTTTTAAATGAATTTCGCTCCGCTTTTCTTCGCTGAGCATTGCATATAAGGTGGCTAATGCCGCCATTTCACAACAGGAACGTTTTGGCATAGCGCCGCTTAGTTCCCGTTTGATTTCTCCTGTAAAGGACATGATTTTCCTCCTTTTGGGGGGATATTTACAATTTGGCTTCGGGGCAGCCTCTCTTTAAGTAACGCACTTCGGCTTCCATCGTCACGCCGAATTCTTTTAGTACCCGCTCCCGTACAGCTTTGATTAAATCACAAACGTCTTTTGCCGTGGCATTGCCCCGGTTGATTACAAAACCGCAATGCTTTTCGGAAACCTGAGCTCCTCCCACCGAAAATCCGCGAAGATCGGAATCCTGAATCAGTTTCCCGGCAAAATAACCTTCGGGACGTTTGAAGGTGCTACCTGCATTAGGATATTCCAAGGGCTGTTTTTCATTTCGTTTTTTTAATAACTCCACGGTTGTTTCGTGAAGCTCATCACGGTTGGCAGGAGTCAGTTTGAAAGTGCTTTCCAAAACAATCCACTGCGGCTGTTTGTGGAAAATACTGTGTCGGTAAGACAATTCGTGTTCTTCGGCGGAAAGAGTTTGCAGTTCAAGATGTTCATTAAGATACAAGGAGCTTACCAGGGTATCTTTGATTTCGCCGCCGTAAGCACCGGCATTCATATACACGCCGCCACCCACGGTGCCGGGAATCCCGGAAAGTTCCGCCAGTCCGCCTAAGCTATGCTCCTTGGCAACTTCGCAAAGGGTGGAAAGTCTTGCGCCTGCCTGAGCGGTGATTTCTTCCCCGTTGCAGGTAATCGTTTTCATTTCTGTGGTTTTCAAAACGATACCTTCAATCCCCTCATCTGCCACCAACACATTGGAGCCGTTTCCCAACACGGTAACACGGATATTTTCTTCTTTGGCAAATGATAAGATACTCTTCACTTCCTCCACGCTTTTGGGAAGCACCATATAATCGCAGGGACCGCCGATTTTAAAGGTGGTATGCTTTGCCATAGGTTCCTGTTCCAACACACAGGAACAGATCTCTTGTAATCGTTCAAAGATTGTTTTCATAAAGAACTCCTTCCGGAATTTTTGTAAAAATACAGATATTATGCATGAAAGAGCATTGCCGCACCAATTAATCCCGCATCATTTCCCAAAGATGCAATAGAAATGTCCGCATGGTGAATCAAATCGCCACCATAACATTTTGCAATAACCTGTTCTTTTAAGGGAACCAGCAATGCATCCCCTTCGTTACACACACCGCCGCCTAAAATAATGGCTTCCGGCGCAAAAATATTGATTAAATTGGCAACCCCTTCGGATAAATAATGCAAATAATTATCCACAACTTCTTTCGCAACCTGATCGCCTTTTCTCATGGCATCAAAAGCAGTTTTGGCGCTGACTCTTCCGGTTTTTGCCACAACGGCATGCAAGATACTTTCGGGATGTTTTTCCATTGCCGCCTTGGTCTGATTCACTAATGCGGTGGCAGAAGAATAGGCTTCAAAACAACCTTTTCTTCCGCAGGTACATTCCGCACCGCCGATATGCACCACCATATGGCCGATTTCGGCACCTGCACCTTCCAGCCCTTCCCAGAGCTTTCCATCTAAGATAATGCCACCGCCAACACCTGTGCCTAAGGTGACTAAAATAATGGAATTATGCTCCTTACCGCTGCCGCAAACAAATTCACCTAATGCCGCACAGCTGGCATCATTGGCAAGATAAACGGGTTTTTGCAGTTGCTCCTGCATCATGGCACCAATGGGAGCACCGTCCATATCTAAATTGTTACAGTAAATTACTGTTCCGTTTTCCGCATTCACGGTACCGGGGATTCCCACGCCTACCGCTTCCACGTCATCCATGGATACCTTGGCTTTTTCGACCAGTTCACGGCAAAGACCAACCATCTGGTCTGCTATTTTTTGGGCATCTCCTGCGGAATCGGTTCTGACAGAAGTTTTTAAAAGAATATTCCCTGTTTCGTCGGTAATTCCTGCTTTAATATTGGTACCGCCTAAATCCACGCCTAAATAATACTTCATTGTCATATCCTCC encodes:
- the whiA gene encoding DNA-binding protein WhiA, yielding MSFTGEIKRELSGAMPKRSCCEMAALATLYAMLSEEKRSEIHLKTENITIARRIIILSRKLLGLELKPDIRSASSKSRKQIHLVVSGKENIEILKKELHMISEKANIFSSRIDPSFSVSDCCKRTVLQTAFLASGFINSPKKSYHLEIVTHKKRVFTDILNIFEEVGIEAKSITRQNKYVIYLKNNELICDFLGMIGVKRGLFLYHEIKMEKELKNGINRQMNCESANENKTINTALIQTQAIQKIMQSSVADTLSEPLKETMKLRLAYPTMSLSELCQVSETKITKSGLNHRFNKLIQIAETL
- the murB gene encoding UDP-N-acetylmuramate dehydrogenase, whose product is MKTIFERLQEICSCVLEQEPMAKHTTFKIGGPCDYMVLPKSVEEVKSILSFAKEENIRVTVLGNGSNVLVADEGIEGIVLKTTEMKTITCNGEEITAQAGARLSTLCEVAKEHSLGGLAELSGIPGTVGGGVYMNAGAYGGEIKDTLVSSLYLNEHLELQTLSAEEHELSYRHSIFHKQPQWIVLESTFKLTPANRDELHETTVELLKKRNEKQPLEYPNAGSTFKRPEGYFAGKLIQDSDLRGFSVGGAQVSEKHCGFVINRGNATAKDVCDLIKAVRERVLKEFGVTMEAEVRYLKRGCPEAKL
- a CDS encoding ROK family glucokinase, encoding MKYYLGVDLGGTNIKAGITDETGNILLKTSVRTDSAGDAQKIADQMVGLCRELVEKAKVSMDDVEAVGVGIPGTVNAENGTVIYCNNLDMDGAPIGAMMQEQLQKPVYLANDASCAALGEFVCGSGKEHNSIILVTLGTGVGGGIILDGKLWEGLEGAGAEIGHMVVHIGGAECTCGRKGCFEAYSSATALVNQTKAAMEKHPESILHAVVAKTGRVSAKTAFDAMRKGDQVAKEVVDNYLHYLSEGVANLINIFAPEAIILGGGVCNEGDALLVPLKEQVIAKCYGGDLIHHADISIASLGNDAGLIGAAMLFHA